The following are from one region of the Petrotoga mobilis SJ95 genome:
- the cls gene encoding cardiolipin synthase has translation MAFAIIFKFGFWTFFVLIYAFVATTVIILERKRPEKTISWLLIFAVIPLIGFVIYLFFGRNWKRRKLTSDIYLDSKPSLSEEEEKWLIKVLGENDTQYLQLINLLKRNSKSPLFLGNDIEIFNNGKEKFSSFFKEIENAKESILLEYYIVKDDETGNKLKDLLIKKAKEGVEIKFIMDKIGSGRLKKSYIKQLKSAGVEIAFYSYFLSPVLKFLNTQVNYRNHRKIAIIDSEIGFIGGINIGNEYIGKSSLGYWRDLHLKVRGEAVNGLQKIFFEDYQTIVKAERKKEKIDPSKYFKKQERKGDSLIQIAVSGPESENSSIMQTIHKMITIAKDHIYIATPYFIPDDSILSALKIAALSGVKVKILFPGKMDHFLVYFASRTYLEEIIKYGVEVYFYRKDRFIHSKFVSIDGLISTVGTANIDIRSFELNYEANLLIYDREKTKQIEDIFHEDLKISSRISQDYFNAQPFLIKFTEAFCKIFSNLL, from the coding sequence ATGGCCTTTGCTATAATTTTCAAATTTGGATTTTGGACTTTTTTTGTATTAATATATGCATTTGTTGCTACGACTGTTATCATCTTGGAAAGAAAAAGACCAGAAAAAACCATAAGTTGGCTTTTAATATTTGCCGTAATCCCACTTATAGGATTTGTAATCTATCTTTTTTTTGGAAGAAACTGGAAAAGAAGAAAACTTACCAGTGATATTTACCTGGATTCAAAACCCAGTTTATCAGAAGAAGAAGAAAAATGGCTAATTAAGGTACTTGGGGAAAATGATACTCAATATTTACAACTAATTAATCTTTTAAAAAGGAACTCTAAGTCGCCTTTATTTTTAGGAAATGACATAGAAATTTTTAATAATGGGAAAGAAAAATTTTCTTCTTTTTTTAAAGAAATTGAAAATGCAAAAGAATCTATCCTTTTAGAATACTATATTGTAAAAGACGATGAAACCGGTAATAAACTCAAAGATCTTCTGATAAAAAAGGCTAAAGAGGGCGTGGAAATTAAATTTATTATGGATAAAATAGGTTCAGGGCGTCTAAAGAAAAGTTATATAAAGCAATTAAAAAGTGCAGGAGTTGAAATTGCTTTTTACAGCTATTTTCTATCGCCGGTGCTTAAATTCCTAAATACTCAGGTTAATTACAGAAATCACAGAAAAATAGCGATAATTGACTCTGAAATCGGCTTTATTGGTGGAATAAACATTGGAAATGAATACATTGGTAAAAGTAGTTTGGGATATTGGAGAGACCTTCACTTAAAAGTCAGGGGAGAGGCTGTAAACGGACTTCAAAAAATTTTCTTTGAAGACTATCAAACAATTGTAAAGGCAGAGAGAAAAAAAGAAAAAATAGATCCTAGTAAATACTTTAAAAAACAAGAGAGAAAAGGAGACTCATTAATACAAATAGCGGTGAGTGGCCCAGAATCAGAAAATTCATCGATAATGCAAACCATCCATAAGATGATTACTATTGCTAAAGACCATATATACATAGCTACCCCGTACTTCATTCCAGATGATAGCATTCTTTCTGCCTTGAAAATAGCGGCCCTTTCCGGTGTTAAAGTAAAAATTTTATTTCCTGGAAAGATGGATCATTTTTTAGTATATTTTGCTTCAAGGACTTATTTAGAAGAAATTATAAAATATGGTGTTGAAGTGTACTTTTACAGAAAAGACCGGTTCATACACTCCAAATTTGTATCGATAGATGGCTTAATATCAACCGTTGGAACCGCAAATATAGATATCAGAAGCTTCGAACTAAATTATGAGGCAAACCTTTTAATATACGATAGAGAAAAAACTAAACAAATAGAAGATATTTTTCATGAGGATTTAAAAATTAGTTCCCGCATATCTCAAGATTACTTTAATGCTCAGCCTTTCCTTATCAAATTTACAGAAGCATTCTGTAAGATTTTCTCTAATCTTTTGTAA